In Armatimonadota bacterium, the genomic stretch CGCCGACTTCGAACAGATCGAGGTGAATGCGCAGGGTCAGCTCTTCCTGCTCGGCGTCGAAACCCGAAACGTGGTGGGTACTGAGCACAAGAACGCAGCCGATATGCGACTCTGCATCGATGTGATGGAGACAATGTACACCCGGAACGAGATCGACACGTTCGTGTTGATGGCGGGCGATCGCGACTACATTCCGGTACTTCAACACCTCCGAAAGCATGCGAAGACGGTTCAAGTCGTGGCATTTAAGGAGAACATTTCCGGTGACTTGCTGACCCTCGTCGGTGATGGCTACATTGACGCCTTCTCGCTCCTGAGTAAGGTTGCGATGAGCGAACTAGAAGTCGGCCGCGAGCGACTGAGCGAAGCGATGGCCGTTCAACGCGAAGCAAGCAACGAGCGAGCCGAGCAGATCGCCGAGGCTCGTGCTGTCGGGAAAATGAAGAAGGTGACCTTCGAGCGCGTCCAGCGAGTGGAAGATAAGAACATGCTGATTGCTCTCGAGGTCATGCTTCACAACTTTAAGGATAAACCCGAAGTCTGGTTCTCGCCATATCTAAATAAGCTCCGAAACGAGCTTCAGCACTTGGCGGAGTACGAGCGTAAAGCCATCGTTACGAATCTTGAAATGGCGGGGGTTGTTAAGGTCGAGAAACGGCGCGGAGAACCGCACGACTACTCGGTCTTGCTCGTCAACTGGGATCACCCGGACGTGCAAGAGCACAATCCTGACCTTCAGTAGCCATGCATCCCGCCCTCGAAACCATCCGATCATGCGTGGTCGGAACGCCTTTCGAGGGCGATTTGTATTTAGTCGGAGGGGCAGTCCGGGATTCTTTGCTGGGGCTCGACGGCTCAGATGACCTTGATCTCGTCTCGACTCAGCCCGCTTCCGCGCTGGTGGAGTTGCTTTGGAATCGTGGTGTCTGTGATTTCCATCCCGTCGTCTATGAGCGGTTTGGGACAGCAATGGTATCGGTTGGTGGGCAGAAAGTCGAGGTAGTCCAGACTCGACGGGAGTCCTACTCTGCTCGTTCCCGCAAGCCCTCAGTTCAGCCAGGGACGCTTCGCGAGGATGCTGAGCGGAGGGATTTCACGATCAACTCCTTGATGAGATCGCTTAACGATTGGTCGCTTGTGGATCCGCTCGGATGTGGCGTTGACGATCTTCAAAATGGTGTCCTCAGAACCCCGTTGGAACCTAGAAAGACATTCCACGATGACCCCCTCCGTATGCTCCGAGCCGTCCGATTCCGGCATCGGTTTGGCTTCTCGTATTTCGAAGGATTGGCGGAAGCGATTTCTATTTCGGCTCCAAGATTGAAGATCATTTCGACGGAAAGGATTCGAGACGAGGTGTTCAAAATGCTGCTACATCCTTCCGCGTCGGCTGCCTTGGACGACCTCTTGTCACTCGGCTTACTTGAGCAATTCTTGCCTGAGTTCCTTCCTCTCAAGGGTTGTGAGCAAGGGGAGTGGCACTACCAGGATGCCTGGGATCACACACGGCAGGTGGTGGATAACTTGCATAACCTATCAAGACGGATCGGGAAGATTCAGGTCGAATCGGTAGAGTCAGGCGAGGATCATGACTTGGAGCCAGTCGCCCACCTCACCCCCCAACCCCCTCTCCCCCCTGGGGCGGAAATGGGGAGTCCGGGCATTGCTACGCTCCTTGCCGGCCTCTTCCATGACGTTGCCAAACCGCAAACTCGCACCGAACCGGTGCCCGGAGAGGTGCACTTTTACGGCCACGATCATGAAGGGGCGAAGGTCGCCCGTCGGGTTCTGAAACGGCTGAAAGTGCCGGGAGACACTATCGACGTTGTCTCGATCCTGGTTGAAAACCATATGCGGCTGAGCAGTGCAAACGAGTTCGGAACTCCGGCGATTCGGCGGCTGATTCGGGATATGGGTGAGCAGTTGGATCCGCTTCTCGACCTCTGCGAGGCAGATCGACTCGCTCACAAGAATGGGGCTCCGCTGACCGATCTGCGCCAGCGGATTGACAAAGTCCGTAAAGAAACCCCAGCGGAGAGCCTGGAGAGTCCGCTGTCAGGCGAGGAGATCATGGAACTGCTCTCGCTCCCACCAGGGCCAGAGGTAGGCGTCTGGAAAAAGAGACTGGTCGAAGCCTTGATCGAAGGAACGATTGAGGATCCTGACTCCGCTAGGGCCTGGCTACTCAATGGGATCGCAGTCGGGGTTACTTCAACATCGTCAGCAACAGATTCGCCGCAACAATCTTGAACAC encodes the following:
- a CDS encoding NYN domain-containing protein, coding for MKINKTYAALYIDFENIYHYLRKRTIDAERTQDILLELVQNLRKTLNEEHGTMCIVQYAYADFEQIEVNAQGQLFLLGVETRNVVGTEHKNAADMRLCIDVMETMYTRNEIDTFVLMAGDRDYIPVLQHLRKHAKTVQVVAFKENISGDLLTLVGDGYIDAFSLLSKVAMSELEVGRERLSEAMAVQREASNERAEQIAEARAVGKMKKVTFERVQRVEDKNMLIALEVMLHNFKDKPEVWFSPYLNKLRNELQHLAEYERKAIVTNLEMAGVVKVEKRRGEPHDYSVLLVNWDHPDVQEHNPDLQ
- a CDS encoding HD domain-containing protein, translated to MHPALETIRSCVVGTPFEGDLYLVGGAVRDSLLGLDGSDDLDLVSTQPASALVELLWNRGVCDFHPVVYERFGTAMVSVGGQKVEVVQTRRESYSARSRKPSVQPGTLREDAERRDFTINSLMRSLNDWSLVDPLGCGVDDLQNGVLRTPLEPRKTFHDDPLRMLRAVRFRHRFGFSYFEGLAEAISISAPRLKIISTERIRDEVFKMLLHPSASAALDDLLSLGLLEQFLPEFLPLKGCEQGEWHYQDAWDHTRQVVDNLHNLSRRIGKIQVESVESGEDHDLEPVAHLTPQPPLPPGAEMGSPGIATLLAGLFHDVAKPQTRTEPVPGEVHFYGHDHEGAKVARRVLKRLKVPGDTIDVVSILVENHMRLSSANEFGTPAIRRLIRDMGEQLDPLLDLCEADRLAHKNGAPLTDLRQRIDKVRKETPAESLESPLSGEEIMELLSLPPGPEVGVWKKRLVEALIEGTIEDPDSARAWLLNGIAVGVTSTSSATDSPQQS